The Acidianus manzaensis genome has a window encoding:
- a CDS encoding heavy metal translocating P-type ATPase: MSNEDKKQITANSLRLKDQEIKVIGMHCATCVASVSKAVSSVKGVTNVNVNLATGQTKIQFSNANLKDIVEAIRKAGYDVLTQKITLRVKINPEDVNKLRETLEEIDGVIKAIVNVNGIVYLEINPVTINAEKIREELEKRGYKAEIENTKKEIPEIEAARKEFLSYVTSLIVAIIFTSVTLFFQYSGLDLISLFTSIPVQFYSGLKFHSGAYRAFKNKTTNMDTLVSLSSNVAWFYSVYSLFVHGPVFFDAASLLITFVLVGKTLEAYLKGREANAIVKLQTVKATVIKSGKEEKVDSTDLKVGDIVIVKSGEIIPADGIIDEGEGDVNESIFTGEFTPVKKTKGDPVIGGSILLKGNIKVYVTRAGDSTYLSQVIQSIRESQNVKFPIQKLVDKVSSIFVPVIISVSILTFLIWKFILHFPTYMDVLFSVAVLAAACPCPLGLATPMAVLTTVNKLAKKGIIVKNGDSLEKLQKTKIIIFDKTGTITKGQFQVERVEADEETIALASSVESYSSHPIAKAISSLSEKKEKVENFNDFPGEGVYGEVNGKSVIIGKREFVLKNCESNEVEGDILICVDGKIKGSIWLTDEIIEGVEDTIRRLKEQGKEIIIATGDPSIASDRVAQKLGVKLYKGLSPDEKVDLVRKYKGQVVFVGDGINDAQAIKEADVGIAVSNGTEIAKYAGDIVIPSVNSIIDVFSQGKRAVNKIKQNLVWAFVYNSILVSIAAGVLYPLYLPPEYAALAMSMDSVAVVLWSNVK; encoded by the coding sequence ATGAGTAATGAAGACAAAAAGCAAATAACAGCTAACAGCCTTAGATTGAAAGACCAAGAAATTAAAGTTATAGGCATGCATTGCGCAACTTGTGTAGCATCAGTATCTAAAGCTGTCTCTTCAGTAAAAGGAGTAACAAATGTAAATGTAAATTTAGCTACCGGACAAACCAAAATTCAGTTTTCCAACGCTAATTTAAAAGACATAGTTGAAGCTATAAGAAAAGCTGGATACGATGTACTAACTCAAAAAATAACGTTAAGAGTTAAAATAAATCCAGAAGACGTTAACAAATTAAGAGAAACATTAGAAGAAATAGATGGCGTAATTAAAGCTATAGTTAACGTTAATGGTATAGTTTACTTAGAAATAAATCCAGTAACAATAAATGCTGAGAAAATAAGGGAGGAATTAGAAAAAAGAGGATATAAAGCAGAAATTGAAAATACAAAAAAGGAAATTCCAGAAATAGAAGCTGCAAGAAAAGAATTCTTAAGTTACGTTACAAGCTTAATTGTGGCAATAATATTTACATCTGTAACTCTGTTTTTTCAATATAGTGGATTAGACTTAATCTCTCTCTTCACTTCAATCCCAGTGCAATTTTACTCTGGATTAAAGTTTCATTCTGGAGCTTACAGAGCTTTTAAAAATAAAACCACAAACATGGATACTTTAGTCTCATTATCTTCTAACGTAGCTTGGTTCTATAGTGTATACTCTCTCTTTGTTCATGGACCTGTATTTTTTGATGCTGCATCATTATTAATAACTTTCGTGTTAGTAGGAAAGACTTTAGAAGCGTACCTTAAAGGAAGAGAAGCTAATGCTATAGTAAAATTACAAACAGTAAAGGCAACTGTAATAAAAAGCGGAAAAGAAGAGAAAGTTGATTCAACTGATTTGAAAGTTGGAGATATTGTAATAGTTAAATCTGGAGAAATTATTCCAGCTGATGGAATAATTGACGAAGGAGAAGGAGATGTCAATGAATCAATATTTACTGGAGAATTTACGCCTGTAAAGAAAACTAAAGGAGATCCAGTAATAGGAGGATCTATTCTTCTAAAAGGAAATATAAAAGTATACGTTACGAGAGCAGGAGATTCTACATATTTATCACAAGTTATACAATCCATTAGAGAATCTCAAAACGTTAAATTTCCTATTCAGAAACTAGTAGATAAAGTGTCCTCCATTTTTGTTCCAGTAATAATTTCTGTGTCTATACTTACTTTTCTAATATGGAAATTTATCCTTCATTTTCCTACTTATATGGATGTATTATTTTCAGTTGCAGTTTTAGCAGCTGCTTGCCCATGTCCTTTAGGATTAGCTACACCTATGGCAGTTTTAACAACTGTTAATAAATTAGCTAAAAAAGGAATAATAGTAAAAAATGGAGATTCTTTAGAAAAATTACAGAAAACTAAAATAATAATCTTTGATAAGACCGGAACTATAACAAAAGGTCAGTTTCAAGTAGAAAGAGTAGAGGCTGACGAAGAAACAATAGCTTTAGCGTCATCAGTTGAAAGCTATAGTTCTCACCCAATAGCAAAAGCTATTTCATCGTTATCTGAAAAGAAAGAAAAAGTTGAGAATTTTAACGATTTTCCTGGAGAAGGAGTGTATGGAGAAGTAAATGGAAAAAGTGTAATCATAGGAAAAAGAGAGTTTGTTCTTAAGAATTGCGAAAGTAACGAAGTAGAAGGGGATATTTTAATCTGTGTAGATGGAAAAATAAAAGGAAGCATTTGGCTAACTGACGAAATTATAGAAGGAGTTGAAGATACTATTAGAAGACTAAAAGAACAAGGGAAAGAAATAATTATTGCTACTGGAGATCCTAGTATTGCTTCAGATAGAGTTGCACAAAAGTTAGGAGTGAAACTATACAAAGGATTATCTCCAGACGAAAAAGTAGATTTAGTTAGGAAATACAAAGGACAAGTAGTTTTTGTAGGAGACGGAATTAATGATGCCCAAGCTATAAAGGAAGCCGATGTTGGAATAGCTGTTTCTAATGGAACAGAAATAGCTAAATATGCTGGAGATATCGTTATTCCAAGCGTTAATTCTATCATTGATGTATTTTCGCAAGGTAAAAGAGCCGTAAATAAGATTAAGCAGAATTTAGTTTGGGCTTTCGTCTATAATTCTATCCTGGTATCGATAGCTGCAGGAGTTCTATATCCCTTATATTTACCTCCTGAATATGCCGCATTAGCTATGAGCATGGATAGTGTAGCAGTAGTATTATGGTCTAATGTGAAGTAA
- a CDS encoding ADP-ribose-binding protein encodes MKTYPFKANIILQKGDITDVSADAIVNAANSYLSHGGGVAYAIVRKGGYQIQKESDEYIRLHGPVKTGEVAVTTAGKLKAKYIIHAVGPIFGIEGEEKLELAIRKSLEKAEELKLSSIAFPAISTGIYGYPYEICARIMSDVFLNFSPNYLKEIYVVLYDEKAYRIFEEEFDKKFLNQKKQM; translated from the coding sequence ATGAAAACATATCCCTTTAAGGCTAACATAATTTTACAAAAGGGAGACATAACTGACGTTTCAGCAGATGCTATAGTTAATGCAGCTAACTCTTATCTATCTCATGGAGGAGGAGTAGCATATGCCATTGTAAGAAAAGGAGGCTACCAGATTCAAAAAGAAAGTGATGAATACATACGTCTTCATGGTCCAGTGAAAACAGGTGAAGTTGCAGTGACAACAGCAGGAAAATTAAAAGCTAAGTACATTATTCACGCCGTAGGTCCAATATTTGGTATTGAAGGAGAAGAAAAGCTAGAATTAGCAATAAGAAAATCTTTGGAAAAAGCTGAAGAATTAAAACTCTCTTCTATAGCATTTCCAGCCATATCTACTGGAATTTACGGATATCCATACGAAATTTGCGCAAGGATAATGAGTGATGTATTTCTAAATTTCTCTCCAAATTATTTGAAGGAAATTTACGTTGTACTTTATGACGAAAAAGCTTATAGAATTTTTGAAGAAGAATTTGATAAAAAATTTCTAAATCAAAAGAAACAAATGTAA
- a CDS encoding DUF973 family protein — MESQIQAMKNVKDGSLYYLVAVIVDIGLIFGVIVDRTFGLSFEFLIIELASYFVLIYGFTKLRYGFYGLSKFYDIRSNLGTAGINTFIFGIIAILFSDIFLPLLYVGVILIVGGDVLIGLTFYDIGKHYENNLTIIAGILIGLTVTLPIGYIISYVASSEIIEKISKIPPKPPMEITVKDKTIGYGILKSTGLADFKVYSNVQAEIVSAQIQGYDLPVLDITPKSVNPGENSIKVKFSLSGMFTPGNIYNVELLLSNNEKLIASLVYEM, encoded by the coding sequence ATGGAATCACAAATTCAAGCAATGAAGAATGTAAAGGACGGTTCACTGTATTATTTAGTAGCTGTTATAGTAGACATAGGGTTAATATTTGGAGTAATTGTAGATAGAACGTTCGGTTTAAGCTTTGAATTCCTCATCATAGAATTAGCTTCATATTTTGTACTAATTTATGGATTTACTAAACTAAGATATGGATTTTACGGATTATCAAAGTTCTATGACATAAGGAGTAACTTAGGTACAGCAGGAATTAATACATTTATTTTTGGAATAATAGCAATTCTTTTTAGCGATATTTTCCTTCCTTTACTTTACGTAGGAGTAATTCTTATTGTAGGTGGAGATGTATTAATTGGATTAACATTTTACGATATCGGAAAACATTATGAAAATAATTTAACTATTATTGCAGGAATACTAATTGGATTAACTGTTACCCTACCAATAGGTTACATCATATCTTACGTAGCGTCATCAGAAATAATTGAAAAAATATCTAAAATCCCACCAAAACCACCTATGGAAATTACAGTAAAGGACAAAACAATTGGTTATGGAATTTTAAAGAGTACCGGTTTAGCAGATTTCAAAGTATATTCTAATGTTCAAGCTGAAATAGTTTCTGCTCAAATACAAGGATATGACTTACCAGTCTTAGATATTACTCCAAAAAGTGTTAACCCTGGAGAGAACTCAATTAAAGTAAAATTCAGTTTATCGGGAATGTTCACTCCTGGGAATATATACAATGTTGAATTATTACTCTCAAATAATGAAAAGTTAATAGCATCCTTAGTTTATGAAATGTAA
- a CDS encoding TQO small subunit DoxD produces the protein MSKIEQNQMWITLVRLVTASIWLNAGIFDKLLNPGFLNPNSNSYVGFTILYFSEGSIIKSFLYAVAFPHPILTGELVMIGEITFGTLMFLGLGTRLASTAAFYTNLIYFLSAAWTGAEEYGINLLMMCIDAYFIYYGASYFSLDSLIEKKFRLINSKKLWITIASIIYLTVILYLYFYGL, from the coding sequence ATGAGTAAGATAGAACAAAATCAAATGTGGATAACATTAGTAAGACTAGTAACTGCATCTATTTGGCTTAATGCTGGAATTTTCGATAAATTATTAAACCCAGGTTTCCTTAATCCTAATTCAAACTCTTATGTAGGCTTTACTATTCTTTATTTCTCTGAAGGATCAATAATTAAATCGTTCTTGTATGCTGTAGCTTTTCCGCATCCTATTTTAACTGGAGAACTTGTTATGATAGGTGAAATTACTTTTGGTACATTAATGTTTTTAGGCCTTGGAACTAGATTAGCATCAACTGCCGCATTTTATACTAATTTAATTTACTTTTTGTCCGCAGCATGGACAGGAGCAGAAGAGTATGGAATTAATTTATTAATGATGTGCATTGACGCTTATTTTATTTATTATGGCGCATCATACTTTTCCTTAGATTCTTTAATTGAAAAGAAATTTAGATTGATAAATAGCAAAAAACTATGGATTACAATAGCCTCAATAATATACTTAACGGTGATTTTGTATCTTTACTTTTATGGATTATAA
- a CDS encoding YncE family protein: protein MNYKLLLLAGFVIIIAVGFGAAYLMLRTPTTTSPTSTTSISSISTSTTAPSNNFDFLVLTQKGIAMVINPFSSSDSFLGFQHVVNISLSVPTQVFYWVQLPYNSMISKGNIVFMPLNNGTVYAINSQTMKVVKTFVVGNSTGFIGVSYSPNMQYVAIADGPSGTVEVINLNTLNVVWSETFVSPTGRTFYPCDVRWAPNGDYLLVPMRFNNSVDEINANNGQVMKVLAASPGSEPYMLTVNSQGTMLAVEYSGNNSVGFYSLPSLSYEGMVRMPSTVVAQRGVFTPNGQYYLEASASTNEVAVISTSSFTVTNTISLPSTSSPGLSEIEITPGGSYAFVVIHGNVKTGGMIVLISLSSMSVVYQVPLTTAPSAVIPLQTSAATYLVDNVLLPPVTGLHC from the coding sequence ATGAACTATAAATTATTATTGTTAGCAGGATTTGTAATAATTATAGCAGTAGGTTTCGGTGCAGCATATTTAATGTTAAGAACACCAACAACTACTTCTCCAACATCGACAACATCCATCTCTAGCATTTCTACATCAACTACTGCTCCTAGCAATAATTTCGATTTTCTAGTACTAACTCAGAAAGGAATAGCAATGGTTATAAATCCATTTTCTTCATCAGATAGTTTTCTTGGATTTCAGCACGTAGTAAATATTTCTTTAAGCGTACCTACACAAGTATTCTACTGGGTTCAATTACCTTATAATTCAATGATATCCAAAGGAAATATAGTTTTCATGCCTTTAAATAATGGTACAGTATATGCAATAAACTCTCAGACAATGAAAGTAGTTAAAACGTTTGTTGTGGGTAATTCTACTGGGTTCATAGGAGTATCTTATTCACCAAATATGCAATATGTAGCAATAGCAGACGGTCCTTCAGGAACTGTAGAAGTCATTAATTTGAATACATTAAACGTCGTATGGAGCGAAACTTTCGTATCACCAACTGGTAGGACTTTCTATCCTTGTGATGTTAGATGGGCTCCAAATGGAGATTATCTATTAGTACCCATGAGGTTTAACAATAGTGTAGATGAAATAAACGCAAATAATGGACAAGTAATGAAAGTTTTGGCTGCATCTCCAGGATCAGAACCATATATGTTAACCGTGAATTCTCAGGGAACTATGTTAGCAGTAGAATATTCAGGTAATAATTCAGTAGGGTTCTACTCATTACCTAGCTTATCGTATGAAGGAATGGTTAGAATGCCCAGTACTGTAGTAGCGCAGAGAGGAGTATTTACTCCAAACGGACAATATTATTTAGAGGCTTCAGCTAGTACTAATGAAGTAGCAGTAATTTCTACTTCAAGTTTTACTGTAACTAATACAATTTCTTTACCAAGTACTTCATCTCCAGGTTTATCAGAGATTGAAATAACTCCTGGTGGAAGCTATGCGTTCGTTGTCATTCATGGAAATGTAAAGACTGGAGGTATGATAGTTCTTATATCTCTTTCAAGTATGAGCGTAGTCTATCAAGTTCCATTAACTACAGCACCATCTGCCGTAATTCCTCTACAAACATCTGCCGCAACGTACTTAGTAGATAATGTATTATTACCACCAGTTACTGGTCTTCACTGTTAG
- a CDS encoding DsrE family protein — MKKIAYIIESSLGNYILGQMIVPQLEEDRHNAEVKGMFFIDNNVYLLMRDNPLAERLAKLNKEKGIYLQACDQCVYMRNLADKLIPEAKIGCFPDFYDKVLDKVDLIITI; from the coding sequence TTGAAGAAAATAGCATATATAATTGAATCTAGCTTAGGAAATTACATTTTAGGCCAGATGATAGTACCTCAATTAGAGGAAGACAGACATAACGCAGAAGTAAAAGGAATGTTCTTTATAGACAATAACGTTTACCTCCTAATGAGAGATAATCCATTAGCAGAAAGATTAGCAAAATTAAACAAAGAAAAAGGAATATATTTACAAGCTTGTGACCAATGCGTCTACATGAGAAATTTAGCTGATAAATTAATTCCAGAAGCTAAAATAGGATGTTTTCCAGATTTTTACGATAAAGTCCTAGATAAAGTAGACCTTATAATAACAATTTAA
- a CDS encoding sulfurtransferase TusA family protein gives MQVKIKSENIAPLLDIEKHGNIYLLKNIKRLDYGYSCKLKWLKTEFNTLVSVKANSIEIIEENGKFYITITFNGREASINLHCSSILTVALKPLVWRLAKNLEKYSGYINEIKTSISSNQKNASLLEIFETKPSVSLDLRGTTCPIPEIESKKLILKAKPYDTIEVLVDHPAAVLYTLPEVAKTFGCKYFVRNMGDYASFVFICGRKEDFQLDLSDVKNLMRDESSIAKLYLYFDKIEKQIKTETINQDVLSYEGLTLIVASPEGRGWLLTALEDSGKIISARLDYGNIKLYDEDAINMINNFNGLINIYYLKH, from the coding sequence ATGCAAGTGAAAATAAAATCTGAGAATATAGCTCCGCTCTTAGATATAGAAAAACATGGGAATATATATTTACTAAAAAATATAAAAAGATTGGATTACGGTTACTCATGTAAATTAAAATGGTTAAAAACAGAATTTAATACTCTAGTTAGTGTCAAAGCAAATTCTATAGAAATAATTGAAGAAAATGGGAAATTCTATATTACAATTACTTTTAATGGTAGAGAAGCATCAATTAATCTACATTGTAGTTCTATTCTAACTGTAGCCTTAAAACCATTGGTTTGGAGACTTGCTAAAAATTTAGAGAAATATTCAGGATATATAAATGAAATTAAAACATCAATATCAAGTAACCAGAAAAATGCATCTCTCTTAGAAATATTCGAAACAAAACCATCAGTATCATTAGACTTGAGAGGTACTACATGCCCTATTCCAGAAATAGAATCAAAAAAACTGATATTAAAAGCAAAACCTTATGATACAATAGAAGTTCTAGTAGATCATCCAGCTGCTGTATTGTATACATTACCAGAAGTAGCTAAAACTTTCGGATGTAAATATTTTGTAAGAAATATGGGTGATTATGCATCATTCGTTTTTATATGTGGAAGAAAAGAAGACTTTCAATTAGATCTATCTGACGTCAAAAATCTTATGAGAGATGAAAGCTCAATAGCAAAATTGTATTTATATTTTGATAAGATAGAAAAACAAATTAAGACAGAGACGATTAATCAAGATGTACTTTCTTATGAAGGACTAACTTTGATCGTTGCTTCGCCTGAAGGAAGAGGATGGCTTCTTACAGCCTTAGAAGATAGTGGAAAAATAATTTCGGCAAGGTTAGATTATGGTAACATAAAACTTTACGATGAAGATGCAATAAACATGATAAATAATTTCAACGGATTAATAAACATTTATTATTTAAAGCATTAA
- a CDS encoding sulfurtransferase TusA family protein — translation MTDYDSNTGNNEKTLDLRGESCPVPEMTASKELQKINKGKLIILTDHAPAIEVTLPSLCKSLGLNYEIKNKGDYVEFIIYKESTESKEEEDSISFSKSITIDSENDIVDKLTDPHFLMSFVPQIKAIEQIQPGNFILHIKWILNFETPLYLNYQKTPRGGLIYYTAYEKLPMMRIRFGWKIIINKTVKENIIDITEWYSGPFKSFASTAIKKHLSKAEEILPTILAKT, via the coding sequence ATGACAGATTACGATTCTAATACAGGAAACAATGAAAAAACTTTAGACTTAAGGGGAGAGTCATGTCCTGTGCCAGAAATGACAGCAAGTAAAGAATTACAGAAAATAAATAAGGGGAAACTAATAATTTTAACCGATCATGCGCCTGCAATAGAAGTCACACTTCCATCATTATGTAAAAGTCTTGGATTAAATTATGAGATAAAAAACAAAGGAGATTACGTTGAATTTATAATTTATAAGGAATCAACAGAAAGTAAAGAGGAAGAAGATTCAATCTCGTTCTCAAAAAGTATAACAATAGATTCAGAAAATGATATAGTGGACAAATTAACTGATCCACATTTTCTTATGTCTTTTGTTCCACAAATTAAGGCAATAGAACAAATTCAACCGGGCAATTTTATTCTTCATATTAAATGGATTTTAAATTTTGAAACTCCATTATATTTAAATTATCAGAAGACTCCAAGAGGAGGTTTAATATACTATACTGCATATGAAAAACTTCCAATGATGAGAATTAGATTTGGTTGGAAAATAATTATAAATAAAACAGTAAAAGAAAATATTATTGATATTACAGAATGGTATAGTGGTCCTTTTAAATCGTTTGCATCTACAGCAATAAAAAAACATTTATCTAAGGCTGAAGAAATATTACCTACGATATTAGCTAAAACTTAA
- a CDS encoding sulfurtransferase TusA family protein: MKSTIDLLGLCCAVPQMIVYSKLKKMKDGDILEVIVERNSSQERDIVDLFQYFKINTELKHLDEDRVMYIVKKE; the protein is encoded by the coding sequence ATGAAATCTACAATAGACCTTTTAGGATTATGCTGTGCAGTTCCACAAATGATAGTTTATTCTAAGCTAAAGAAAATGAAAGACGGAGATATTTTAGAAGTCATAGTAGAAAGGAATAGTTCTCAAGAAAGAGATATAGTAGATTTATTTCAATACTTTAAAATTAACACAGAATTAAAACATTTAGATGAAGATAGAGTAATGTACATTGTGAAAAAGGAATGA
- a CDS encoding sulfurtransferase TusA family protein, protein MSEELKTKEPNDTLDVRGESCPVPEMMASKKLKKMKAGQILEVLTDHQPAVDVTLPSLCKSLGYPYVILKDGEVYKVRILKVS, encoded by the coding sequence ATGAGCGAAGAACTAAAAACTAAAGAACCAAATGATACATTAGATGTAAGAGGAGAATCATGCCCTGTCCCTGAAATGATGGCAAGCAAAAAACTTAAGAAAATGAAGGCAGGTCAGATCTTAGAAGTTTTAACAGACCATCAACCAGCAGTAGACGTCACATTACCATCCTTGTGCAAATCATTAGGATATCCATACGTAATATTAAAGGATGGAGAAGTGTATAAGGTGAGAATCCTGAAGGTGAGTTAA
- a CDS encoding YeeE/YedE family protein, whose translation MPPMVLQPVFSYSWEVVFAVFALSGFILGWAAQRGNYCFVNAMTSIFTVRSFERFGALLLLFGLSALGAGLLVGLGIIPASDQYYFNYFGGWYILVGSIIFGFGAALAGGCNLSMLYRAASGYVQNWIELFGMMIGTYIFAIGIWPFQLYTMEKGILSTTSGGYIEYLPYLIFHNVSDSSILITTIIYSAPLIILGIYLQHRTKSKWKSFAGGKMPGISAFSKMNSFGIPTPTELPSKIRLSQDAKDMLLLKKPYGTNLTTVILALDMLLVFIVGSGYTFNYLVITSSDGGRFFEYIMMIAGQHLFLTTPWFNDSLPIVDTSTLMVVMLCVGAFFASYLSGDFKIRIPKDKKRLGIGFIGGILVGIGVRMALGCNVGLMWTNFAQIGYDGIIFLFGMLGGVYLAVKVQERL comes from the coding sequence ATGCCTCCAATGGTATTACAACCTGTTTTTTCTTATAGCTGGGAAGTAGTTTTTGCAGTATTTGCTCTTTCTGGATTTATTTTAGGTTGGGCAGCACAAAGAGGAAACTATTGCTTTGTAAATGCTATGACTTCAATATTTACAGTAAGAAGCTTTGAAAGATTTGGAGCTTTACTACTTCTATTTGGTTTATCTGCATTAGGAGCAGGATTATTAGTAGGATTAGGAATAATTCCTGCTAGTGATCAATATTATTTTAACTATTTTGGAGGATGGTACATTTTAGTAGGATCTATAATTTTTGGATTTGGAGCAGCTCTAGCTGGAGGATGCAATTTATCAATGCTCTACAGAGCAGCTTCTGGATACGTACAAAATTGGATAGAGTTATTCGGAATGATGATAGGAACTTACATATTTGCTATAGGAATTTGGCCATTCCAATTATATACAATGGAAAAAGGAATTCTCTCTACTACATCTGGAGGATACATAGAATACCTTCCATATTTAATATTCCATAACGTTTCAGATTCCTCAATACTAATTACTACGATCATTTACTCAGCTCCTTTAATTATTTTAGGTATATATTTACAGCATAGAACTAAAAGCAAATGGAAATCTTTTGCCGGAGGAAAAATGCCTGGAATATCAGCCTTTTCTAAAATGAATTCTTTCGGAATACCTACTCCAACTGAATTGCCAAGTAAAATTAGATTAAGTCAAGATGCAAAAGACATGTTATTACTTAAGAAACCTTACGGAACAAATCTCACTACAGTAATATTAGCATTAGACATGCTATTAGTATTTATAGTAGGGTCAGGTTACACTTTCAATTACTTAGTTATAACCTCATCAGACGGAGGAAGATTTTTCGAATATATAATGATGATAGCAGGACAGCATTTGTTCCTAACTACTCCATGGTTTAACGATTCATTACCAATAGTAGATACTAGCACTCTAATGGTAGTAATGCTATGTGTAGGTGCATTTTTTGCATCATATCTAAGCGGAGACTTTAAGATAAGGATTCCTAAGGATAAGAAAAGATTAGGTATAGGCTTCATAGGAGGAATACTAGTAGGAATAGGAGTTAGAATGGCTTTAGGATGCAATGTAGGATTAATGTGGACAAACTTCGCTCAGATAGGATATGATGGAATAATATTCCTATTCGGTATGTTAGGTGGAGTATACTTAGCAGTAAAAGTTCAAGAGAGGTTATAA
- a CDS encoding DsrE family protein, which translates to MISGDPEKLYMGYITAIGYVSSGNKVYMFFTMDALRGVSKEAEKIVIGNEKPLKYYIDNLLELGEDDVELAACEFGMKVKNIKEEELLPKVKISGVSEFALKSSESKSILVF; encoded by the coding sequence ATGATATCTGGGGATCCAGAAAAACTCTATATGGGTTACATAACTGCGATAGGCTATGTCTCTTCAGGAAATAAAGTATACATGTTCTTTACAATGGATGCGCTAAGAGGCGTATCAAAAGAAGCAGAAAAAATCGTTATAGGAAACGAAAAACCATTGAAGTATTATATAGATAATTTGCTCGAATTAGGAGAAGACGATGTTGAGCTAGCAGCATGTGAATTTGGAATGAAAGTAAAAAACATAAAAGAAGAAGAATTACTTCCTAAAGTAAAGATCAGCGGAGTTTCAGAATTTGCATTAAAAAGTTCTGAATCTAAGTCAATCTTAGTTTTTTAA